One Nonomuraea angiospora DNA segment encodes these proteins:
- a CDS encoding aldehyde dehydrogenase family protein, whose product MDVRTFWLAGRAATGDSELTVTNPHDGREVGRYSVPTDAQVEEAIAAAHAVAREAAALPVHVRAEALAHVSRRLAERADEIAHLITAENGKPIFWARGEVNRAVATFRFAAEEARRWSGDVQRLDTEPAAAGRLAYVSRVPYGAVLAITPFNFPLNLVAHKVAPAIAVGAPVIVKPAPATPLSSLVLGEILAETDLPAGMFSVLPIENERASALVQDPRLPVVSFTGSAPVGYAIADQVPRKHVTLELGGNAAAVVLSDADLDWAAQRIALFSNYQAGQSCIAVQRVIVEQPVYDAFVERLLPAVSGLVTGDPADEKTQVGPLVSEAAAERVEQWVKEAVAAGARVLAGGTREGATVAPTVLADVPHDAKVACEEVFGPVMILQPAASIDEAYGMVNDSKYGLQAGVFTRSLDAAFRANRELEVGGVIIGDVPSYRADQMPYGGVKDSGIGREGLHSAMEDLTYEKVMVLTGLTL is encoded by the coding sequence ATGGACGTGCGTACCTTCTGGCTGGCCGGCCGCGCCGCGACCGGGGACTCCGAGCTCACTGTGACCAACCCCCATGACGGCCGTGAGGTCGGGCGGTACTCCGTACCGACCGATGCCCAGGTCGAAGAGGCCATCGCGGCCGCGCACGCGGTGGCCCGGGAGGCCGCCGCGCTGCCCGTGCACGTGCGGGCCGAGGCGCTGGCCCACGTGTCGCGCCGGCTCGCCGAGCGGGCCGACGAGATCGCCCACCTGATCACGGCCGAGAACGGCAAGCCGATCTTCTGGGCGCGTGGCGAGGTCAACCGCGCCGTCGCCACGTTCCGCTTCGCCGCCGAGGAGGCCCGCCGCTGGTCCGGCGACGTGCAGCGGCTCGACACCGAGCCCGCCGCGGCCGGGCGGCTGGCGTACGTCTCGCGCGTCCCGTACGGGGCCGTCCTGGCGATCACCCCGTTCAACTTCCCGCTGAACCTGGTCGCCCACAAGGTCGCCCCCGCCATCGCCGTCGGCGCCCCCGTCATCGTCAAGCCCGCCCCCGCCACGCCCCTCTCCTCGCTCGTGCTCGGTGAGATCCTGGCGGAGACGGACCTGCCCGCGGGGATGTTCTCGGTGCTGCCGATCGAGAACGAGCGCGCCTCGGCGCTCGTCCAGGACCCCCGTCTCCCCGTGGTGTCGTTCACGGGCTCCGCGCCCGTCGGGTACGCCATCGCCGACCAGGTCCCGCGCAAGCACGTGACCCTCGAACTGGGCGGCAACGCCGCCGCCGTCGTGCTGTCCGACGCCGACCTCGACTGGGCGGCGCAGCGCATCGCCCTCTTCTCCAACTACCAGGCCGGCCAGAGCTGCATCGCCGTGCAGCGGGTCATCGTCGAGCAGCCCGTGTACGACGCCTTCGTCGAGCGCCTCCTCCCGGCCGTCTCCGGCCTCGTCACCGGCGACCCGGCGGACGAGAAGACCCAGGTGGGCCCCCTGGTCTCGGAGGCCGCCGCGGAGCGCGTGGAGCAGTGGGTCAAGGAGGCCGTCGCCGCGGGCGCCCGCGTCCTGGCCGGCGGCACCCGCGAGGGCGCCACGGTCGCCCCGACCGTGCTCGCCGACGTCCCGCACGACGCCAAGGTGGCGTGCGAGGAGGTCTTCGGCCCCGTCATGATCCTCCAGCCCGCCGCCTCGATCGACGAGGCTTACGGGATGGTCAACGACTCGAAGTACGGCCTGCAGGCCGGCGTCTTCACCCGCTCTCTGGACGCCGCCTTCCGGGCCAACCGGGAACTGGAGGTGGGTGGCGTGATCATCGGCGACGTCCCCTCGTACCGGGCCGACCAGATGCCGTACGGCGGGGTGAAGGACTCGGGGATCGGGCGCGAGGGTCTCCACTCGGCGATGGAGGACCTCACGTACGAGAAGGTCATGGTCCTGACGGGCCTGACGCTCTAG
- the ispG gene encoding flavodoxin-dependent (E)-4-hydroxy-3-methylbut-2-enyl-diphosphate synthase, which yields MSSVALGIPTVRPKPLAERRHSRQIMVGSVPVGGDAPVSVQSMTTTVTADVNATLQQIAELTASGCQIVRVAVPSQDDADALPIIAKKSQIPVIADIHFQPKYVFAAIEAGCAAVRVNPGNIKKFDDKVGEIARAAADHGVPIRIGVNAGSLDPRLLQKYGKATPEALVESALWECSLFEEHGFRDIKISVKHNDPVVMINAYRLLAAKCDYPLHLGVTEAGPAFQGTVKSAVAFGALLAEGIGDTIRVSLSAPPVEEVKVGAQILESLGLRERGLEIVSCPSCGRAQVDVYTLADQVQAGLEGLKVPLRVAVMGCVVNGPGEAREADLGVASGNGKGQIFVKGEVIKTVPESQIVETLIEEALRLAEEMGVDVDLDDDSGPQVTVS from the coding sequence ATGTCTTCTGTAGCTCTCGGCATCCCGACGGTCCGTCCCAAGCCGCTGGCCGAACGCCGACACTCTCGCCAGATCATGGTCGGCAGCGTGCCCGTGGGCGGCGACGCACCCGTCTCGGTGCAGTCGATGACGACCACGGTGACCGCCGACGTCAACGCCACGTTGCAGCAGATCGCGGAGCTCACGGCGTCCGGCTGCCAGATCGTGCGGGTGGCCGTGCCGTCCCAGGACGACGCCGACGCGCTGCCGATCATCGCCAAGAAGTCGCAGATCCCGGTCATCGCCGACATCCACTTCCAGCCGAAGTACGTCTTCGCCGCCATCGAGGCGGGCTGCGCGGCGGTGCGGGTCAACCCCGGCAACATCAAGAAGTTCGACGACAAGGTGGGCGAGATCGCCCGGGCGGCGGCCGACCACGGGGTGCCGATCCGCATCGGCGTCAACGCCGGGTCGCTCGACCCGCGCCTGCTGCAGAAATACGGCAAGGCCACGCCCGAGGCCCTGGTGGAGTCGGCGCTGTGGGAGTGCTCGCTGTTCGAGGAGCACGGGTTCCGCGACATCAAGATCTCGGTCAAGCACAACGACCCGGTCGTGATGATCAACGCGTACCGGCTGCTCGCCGCCAAGTGCGACTACCCGCTCCACCTGGGCGTCACCGAGGCCGGCCCCGCCTTCCAGGGCACCGTCAAGTCCGCCGTCGCCTTCGGCGCGCTCCTGGCGGAGGGCATCGGCGACACGATCCGCGTCTCCCTCTCCGCGCCTCCGGTGGAGGAGGTCAAGGTCGGCGCCCAGATCCTGGAGTCGCTCGGGCTGCGCGAGCGCGGCCTGGAGATCGTCTCCTGCCCGTCGTGCGGCCGGGCCCAGGTGGACGTCTACACCCTCGCCGACCAGGTGCAGGCCGGGCTGGAGGGCCTGAAGGTGCCGCTGCGGGTGGCCGTGATGGGCTGCGTGGTCAACGGCCCCGGTGAGGCCCGGGAGGCGGACCTGGGGGTGGCCTCGGGCAACGGCAAGGGGCAGATCTTCGTCAAGGGCGAGGTCATCAAGACGGTGCCGGAGTCGCAGATCGTGGAGACCCTGATCGAGGAGGCGCTCCGGCTGGCCGAGGAGATGGGCGTCGACGTCGACCTCGACGACGACTCCGGCCCCCAGGTCACCGTCAGCTGA
- the dxr gene encoding 1-deoxy-D-xylulose-5-phosphate reductoisomerase, producing the protein MQQETLRSVVVLGSTGSVGTQALDVAAANPGGFKVAGLAAGGGRVDLLAEQAAAFGVEVVAVADAAAVPALKDALSARGARPTVLGGPEGVAEVAAWQCDTVLNGITGALGLTSTLVALEAGRTLALANKESLIIGGPLVKRLAKPGQILPVDSEHSAVQQCLWASGPDGYDPDSVKQLVITASGGPFRGMKREEMADVTPEMALAHPTWSMGPVITINSATLVNKGLEVIEAHLLFDLGFDRIEVVVHPQSIIHSMVEYVDGSTVAQASPPDMRLPIALALSHPRRIPGAARAIDWTRAHTWTFEPLDDVAFPSVALARHVGGEGGTAPAVYNAANEACLDAFMRGELPFLAIVDTVAKVVEEHQVTPADSVEEVLAADAWARARAIELSR; encoded by the coding sequence GTGCAACAAGAGACCCTCCGATCCGTCGTGGTGCTCGGCTCCACCGGCTCCGTCGGCACCCAGGCCCTCGATGTCGCCGCCGCCAACCCCGGCGGCTTCAAGGTCGCCGGGCTGGCGGCGGGCGGCGGCCGGGTCGACCTGCTGGCCGAGCAGGCCGCGGCGTTCGGCGTCGAGGTGGTCGCGGTGGCCGACGCGGCGGCCGTGCCCGCGCTGAAGGACGCGCTGTCCGCGCGCGGCGCCAGGCCCACGGTGCTCGGCGGCCCCGAAGGGGTCGCGGAGGTGGCGGCCTGGCAGTGCGACACGGTGCTCAACGGCATCACCGGCGCGCTCGGGCTGACCTCCACGCTGGTCGCGCTCGAGGCGGGCAGGACCCTCGCGCTGGCCAACAAGGAGTCCCTGATCATCGGCGGCCCGCTGGTCAAGCGGCTCGCCAAGCCCGGCCAGATCCTCCCGGTCGACTCCGAGCACTCGGCGGTTCAGCAGTGCCTGTGGGCCTCGGGCCCCGACGGCTACGACCCCGACAGCGTCAAGCAGCTCGTGATCACCGCGAGCGGCGGCCCGTTCCGGGGAATGAAGCGCGAGGAGATGGCCGACGTCACGCCCGAGATGGCGCTGGCCCACCCCACCTGGTCGATGGGCCCGGTCATCACGATCAACTCCGCCACCCTGGTCAACAAGGGGCTGGAGGTCATCGAGGCACACCTGCTGTTCGACCTGGGTTTCGACCGCATTGAGGTCGTGGTCCACCCGCAGTCGATCATCCACTCCATGGTGGAATACGTCGACGGCTCGACGGTGGCCCAGGCCAGCCCGCCCGACATGCGGCTGCCGATCGCGCTCGCGCTCAGCCACCCCCGCCGCATCCCGGGCGCCGCGCGGGCCATCGACTGGACCAGGGCGCACACGTGGACGTTCGAGCCCCTCGACGACGTCGCGTTCCCCTCCGTCGCGCTGGCCAGGCACGTCGGCGGCGAGGGCGGCACCGCGCCCGCCGTCTACAACGCGGCCAACGAGGCGTGCCTCGACGCGTTCATGCGGGGCGAGCTGCCGTTCCTGGCGATCGTCGACACCGTGGCCAAGGTGGTCGAGGAGCACCAGGTCACCCCGGCCGACTCGGTCGAGGAGGTGCTCGCGGCCGACGCCTGGGCCCGGGCCCGTGCGATCGAGCTGTCCCGCTGA
- a CDS encoding trypsin-like serine peptidase — MHRAVVLLSILTLTTGGAVLLPAGGALAGVHLRPKPTQHAAADTASEQRQVLTYWTERRMEAAQPLDAPDPKNGEQAALGAPAEGTPWTAPPTGATRAAAEPQAARSSGEPWTGSGAVVKTTGRVFFTTQGRNASCSGSAVTSANKSVVLTAGHCVKLNGTFHTNWVFVPGYNNGNRPFGTWAATKLLTTQQWNASEDMNFDVAAAVVAPLEGRTLVDAVGGQGVAFNQGRRQQMYAFGYPAAAPYDGSKLIHCSGRTFDDFLASEDHGLTCNMTGGSSGGPWMLNFNEATGLGTQNSVNSFKYNFAPNWMFGPYFGNEAQSVYQAAQSTNAL; from the coding sequence ATGCACCGCGCAGTCGTTCTGCTTTCCATCCTCACCCTCACCACCGGCGGCGCCGTCCTGCTGCCCGCCGGTGGGGCGCTGGCCGGCGTGCACCTGCGGCCCAAACCCACCCAGCACGCGGCCGCGGACACCGCCTCCGAGCAGCGGCAGGTCCTGACGTACTGGACCGAGCGGCGGATGGAGGCGGCCCAGCCGCTGGACGCGCCCGACCCGAAGAACGGGGAGCAGGCGGCGCTGGGAGCGCCTGCCGAGGGCACCCCGTGGACGGCGCCGCCCACCGGGGCGACCCGCGCCGCGGCGGAGCCGCAGGCGGCCCGGTCGTCCGGCGAGCCGTGGACCGGCTCGGGCGCGGTCGTGAAGACCACCGGCCGGGTCTTCTTCACCACGCAGGGACGCAACGCGTCCTGCTCGGGCTCGGCGGTGACCAGCGCGAACAAGAGCGTGGTCCTGACCGCCGGCCACTGCGTCAAGCTGAACGGAACGTTCCACACGAACTGGGTCTTCGTGCCCGGCTACAACAACGGCAACCGCCCGTTCGGCACCTGGGCGGCCACGAAGCTGCTGACCACGCAGCAGTGGAACGCGAGCGAGGACATGAACTTCGACGTCGCCGCCGCCGTCGTCGCGCCGCTGGAGGGCAGGACGCTGGTGGACGCCGTGGGCGGCCAGGGCGTCGCGTTCAACCAGGGCAGAAGGCAGCAGATGTACGCGTTCGGCTACCCGGCGGCGGCGCCGTACGACGGCTCGAAGCTCATCCACTGCAGCGGGCGGACCTTCGACGACTTCCTCGCGAGCGAGGACCACGGCCTGACCTGCAACATGACCGGAGGTTCGAGCGGCGGCCCCTGGATGCTGAATTTCAACGAGGCGACCGGCCTCGGCACCCAGAATTCGGTCAACAGCTTCAAATACAACTTCGCCCCCAACTGGATGTTCGGCCCATATTTCGGGAACGAGGCGCAGAGCGTCTACCAAGCGGCGCAGAGCACCAACGCACTCTGA
- a CDS encoding trypsin-like serine peptidase, which translates to MTLSTPLLAAAPLLAGLIGPALLGAAPGRQPADLPDHRAMRHEIVEHVAARTDADQRRVLDYWTPERMAKALPIDLLDTVTDGAGVLSGLTGRTEVGTAPDVSSRRLTPRGGGATTGVAGDGLAGSLWGRTPRHQAAAARRDQGDQGATARRPETNTAGSRWITGGAVARTTGRVFLTVRGADFVCSASTVRSANRDVVVTAGHCVKDGAGGWAANWTFVPAYGMGGAQRFGQYAARRMFVAGPWSRSGDDNYDVGMVALATSGGRHVADVVGTQEIAFNPPRGGQVFGFGYPADPPYDGHHLVYCAGRLRADPYGQSRDQGLGCEMTAGSSGGPWLTTFDLATGKGTITSVSSFKYSDDQRTMYGPYFGDATKALFDTAEHA; encoded by the coding sequence ATGACCTTGAGCACCCCCTTGCTGGCGGCCGCCCCGCTTCTGGCGGGGCTGATCGGGCCCGCCCTCCTCGGTGCGGCCCCTGGCCGGCAGCCGGCCGACCTGCCCGACCACAGGGCGATGCGTCACGAGATAGTCGAGCACGTGGCCGCCCGCACCGACGCCGACCAGCGGCGCGTGCTCGACTACTGGACGCCGGAGCGCATGGCCAAGGCGCTGCCGATCGACCTGCTGGACACCGTGACGGACGGCGCGGGAGTGCTGAGCGGCCTGACGGGGCGCACGGAGGTGGGCACCGCTCCTGACGTGTCGAGCCGGCGCCTGACCCCGCGGGGCGGCGGCGCGACCACGGGCGTGGCGGGTGACGGCCTGGCCGGCTCGCTGTGGGGCCGCACCCCCCGGCACCAGGCGGCGGCCGCCCGGCGGGACCAGGGGGACCAGGGGGCCACGGCCAGGCGGCCGGAGACCAACACGGCCGGCTCGCGCTGGATCACCGGCGGCGCCGTGGCCAGGACCACCGGCCGCGTCTTCCTCACCGTGCGCGGGGCGGACTTCGTCTGCTCGGCCAGCACCGTGCGGAGCGCCAACAGGGACGTCGTGGTCACCGCCGGGCACTGCGTCAAGGACGGCGCGGGCGGGTGGGCCGCCAACTGGACGTTCGTCCCGGCGTACGGGATGGGCGGGGCGCAGCGGTTCGGGCAGTACGCGGCCCGCCGCATGTTCGTGGCCGGGCCCTGGTCCCGTAGCGGCGACGACAACTACGACGTGGGCATGGTCGCGCTGGCCACGTCCGGCGGCAGGCACGTGGCCGACGTGGTGGGCACCCAGGAGATCGCCTTCAACCCCCCGCGCGGGGGTCAGGTGTTCGGTTTCGGCTACCCGGCCGACCCGCCGTACGACGGGCACCACCTGGTCTACTGCGCGGGGCGGCTGCGGGCCGACCCGTACGGGCAGAGCCGCGACCAGGGGCTGGGCTGCGAGATGACGGCGGGATCGAGCGGCGGCCCGTGGCTGACCACGTTCGACCTGGCCACGGGCAAGGGCACGATCACGTCGGTGAGCAGCTTCAAGTACAGCGACGACCAGCGCACCATGTACGGCCCGTACTTCGGCGACGCCACCAAGGCCCTGTTCGACACGGCCGAACACGCCTAG
- a CDS encoding NACHT domain-containing protein — MARGYRYVDAVRLLGGQDPAVMALDTLLGLGTLGVWDLIEAKNELIKVGNDLLGRWRDWRSDQVWRSRTERLEAAHAILVVTAYLETLDAMELPLDLGRLRFSREEQRAVFAIREIPCPAPHRPFEQNVEEIAATYRTFNSGMEGFLDGLGVRERLEEYEWEQVAAAFKHNTLAGLAVRRYTDRYRRLATDVPEFAFWTGQIEHQATRAGLAELRRLLAMVASGATLPERLETVARLHRVALTRPVAKTGDVPEGMELPTLDQVYQTPRYRVTEIGGQADPSAESWWAGMRVREDFAGFLAGFLTSTGATERPLVVLGQPGAGKSVLTEVLAARLSEESFLPVRVPLREVSAGADIQQQIEQAVYRLSGERLQWPDLARTAGGVLPVVFLDGFDELLQATGVRQTDYLERVARFQQRESDAGRAVAVIVTSRTAVANRADFPPGTFVAKLEPFDEGQIAHWLEVWNRANAGYFERHGLRPLTQDVVRRQAALAEQPLLLLMLALYDADGNALHSAAELGEAELYERLMRRFVERELEKAHPRAEVGGLVERELVQLACVAFSMFNRGRQWATSAEFDRDLKALKLDRPEAGAGFAAPLSSGDLAPGKFFFVYEARATRDDEVLQTYEFLHATFGEFLIARFVASLLNELLAQEAYSVLREVDDGLLRTLLSWATLSTRAPVLSFLKELARPEWQPLVIRLFRRLDTRDEPPYAYRPWIAGPHRRHAYYTANLTLLALVRDEDLRVSELMPGHEAPVREWRGFALLWRSQCAPEEWTGLLDTISAVPMEGDMVLRLRQGAVHLPRALDLRLDARGLRQLTAEAFFCYDTDQIKTLMALAPFIDEVDEDRGRSAGGPLRHLLQVLRLPPDNSRERAGAYVLAIREWHPSDPRPLLKVLLGDLVLASLDDQDAVMAEVSKTSKKARDIMQRLTRALR; from the coding sequence ATGGCGAGGGGTTATCGGTACGTCGACGCGGTCCGGCTCCTGGGCGGGCAGGACCCTGCGGTCATGGCCCTGGACACCCTGCTGGGGCTCGGCACCCTCGGGGTCTGGGACCTGATCGAGGCCAAGAACGAGCTCATCAAGGTCGGGAACGACCTGCTGGGGCGGTGGCGGGACTGGCGCTCCGACCAGGTGTGGCGCAGCCGTACAGAGAGGCTGGAGGCCGCGCACGCGATCCTCGTCGTCACCGCCTACCTGGAGACGCTCGACGCGATGGAGCTGCCCCTCGATCTGGGCAGGCTGCGCTTCAGCAGGGAGGAGCAGCGAGCGGTCTTCGCCATCCGGGAGATCCCGTGCCCGGCCCCGCACCGGCCCTTCGAGCAGAACGTGGAGGAGATCGCGGCCACGTACCGGACGTTCAACTCCGGCATGGAGGGCTTCCTGGACGGGCTCGGCGTCCGGGAGCGGCTCGAGGAGTACGAGTGGGAGCAGGTGGCCGCGGCGTTCAAGCACAACACGCTGGCCGGCCTCGCCGTCCGCCGGTACACCGACCGGTACCGGCGCCTCGCCACGGACGTGCCGGAGTTCGCCTTCTGGACCGGCCAGATCGAGCACCAGGCGACGCGGGCCGGGCTCGCCGAGCTACGGCGGCTGCTCGCCATGGTCGCCTCGGGCGCCACCCTGCCCGAGCGGCTGGAGACCGTCGCCCGGCTGCACAGGGTGGCGCTGACCCGGCCGGTCGCGAAAACGGGGGACGTGCCGGAGGGCATGGAGCTGCCCACGCTCGACCAGGTCTACCAGACCCCTCGTTACCGGGTCACGGAGATCGGCGGCCAGGCCGATCCGAGCGCGGAGTCATGGTGGGCGGGCATGAGGGTCAGGGAGGATTTCGCGGGATTCCTGGCCGGGTTCCTGACGAGCACCGGCGCCACCGAACGGCCGCTGGTCGTGCTCGGCCAGCCCGGCGCGGGCAAGTCCGTGCTCACCGAGGTGCTGGCCGCCCGGCTCTCCGAAGAGTCCTTCCTGCCGGTCAGGGTGCCGCTGCGCGAGGTCTCGGCGGGAGCCGACATCCAGCAGCAGATCGAGCAGGCCGTCTACCGGCTCAGCGGCGAGCGGCTGCAGTGGCCCGACCTGGCCAGGACCGCCGGCGGGGTGCTGCCGGTCGTGTTCCTCGACGGGTTCGACGAGCTGTTGCAGGCCACCGGGGTGCGCCAGACGGACTACCTGGAGAGGGTGGCCCGGTTCCAGCAGCGCGAGTCGGACGCGGGGCGCGCCGTGGCCGTGATCGTCACCTCCCGTACGGCCGTCGCCAACCGGGCCGACTTCCCGCCCGGAACCTTCGTGGCCAAGCTCGAGCCGTTCGACGAGGGTCAGATCGCGCACTGGCTGGAGGTCTGGAACCGCGCCAACGCCGGATATTTCGAGCGGCACGGGCTGCGCCCGCTCACCCAGGACGTGGTGCGCCGCCAGGCGGCCCTCGCCGAGCAGCCGCTCCTGCTGCTGATGCTCGCGCTCTACGACGCCGACGGCAACGCGCTGCACTCGGCCGCCGAGCTGGGCGAGGCCGAGCTGTACGAGCGGCTGATGCGCAGGTTCGTCGAGCGCGAGCTGGAGAAGGCCCATCCGCGGGCCGAGGTGGGCGGGCTGGTGGAGCGGGAGCTGGTGCAGCTCGCGTGCGTGGCGTTCTCGATGTTCAACCGCGGCCGCCAATGGGCGACCAGCGCCGAGTTCGACCGCGACCTGAAAGCGCTCAAGCTGGACCGGCCCGAGGCGGGCGCGGGTTTCGCCGCCCCGCTCAGCTCGGGCGATCTGGCGCCCGGCAAGTTCTTCTTCGTCTACGAGGCCCGGGCCACCCGCGACGACGAGGTGCTGCAGACCTACGAGTTCCTGCACGCGACTTTCGGCGAGTTCCTCATCGCCCGGTTCGTGGCCTCTCTCCTGAACGAGCTCCTCGCCCAGGAGGCCTACTCGGTGCTGCGCGAGGTCGACGACGGGCTGCTGCGGACGCTGCTGTCCTGGGCGACGCTGTCCACCCGCGCCCCCGTCCTGTCGTTCCTGAAGGAGCTCGCCAGGCCGGAGTGGCAGCCGCTGGTCATCCGGCTGTTCCGGCGGCTGGACACCCGGGACGAGCCGCCGTACGCGTATCGGCCGTGGATCGCCGGGCCGCACCGGCGCCACGCCTACTACACGGCGAACCTGACGCTGCTCGCGCTGGTGCGGGACGAAGATCTGCGGGTGAGCGAGTTGATGCCGGGTCACGAGGCGCCGGTCCGGGAGTGGCGCGGATTCGCGCTGCTGTGGCGGTCACAGTGCGCGCCCGAGGAGTGGACCGGCCTGCTCGACACGATCAGCGCGGTGCCGATGGAAGGGGACATGGTCCTGCGCCTGCGCCAAGGCGCCGTCCACCTTCCCCGTGCCCTGGATCTCCGGCTGGACGCCCGCGGCCTGCGGCAGCTCACGGCCGAGGCGTTCTTCTGCTACGACACGGATCAGATCAAGACCCTCATGGCCCTGGCGCCGTTCATCGACGAGGTGGACGAGGATCGGGGGCGGAGCGCTGGAGGGCCGTTGCGTCACCTGCTTCAAGTGCTGAGGCTGCCGCCGGACAACAGCAGGGAGCGGGCCGGGGCCTACGTGCTCGCGATCAGGGAGTGGCATCCCAGCGACCCCAGGCCGCTGCTGAAGGTCCTCCTGGGCGATCTGGTGCTCGCCTCCCTCGACGACCAGGACGCGGTCATGGCCGAGGTGTCCAAGACGTCGAAGAAGGCGAGGGACATCATGCAGCGCCTCACGCGCGCCCTGCGCTGA
- a CDS encoding alpha/beta hydrolase has product MPLDYREPWGQTIELAVNRVRARVSRSAGYLGALLVNPGGPGAPGRSLAEYVASSLPSDVSERYDIVGFDPRGVGGSEPTLHCVDPQVFFKAPRPDAVPKGPAEERELIDRAHEFADRCGARWSWLLPHLTTENSARDMDSIRAALGEQKISYLGYSYGTYLGAVYATLFPARVRRLVMDSTVDPTSVWYEANLRQDGAFEHRHRQFLAWTAKHNDVYRLGTSLKQTSFAYYAMRDRLRARPAGGIVGPSELDDTFTVAGYSDRVWPAFAAAWSAYVRQGDVKGMVDIYKKHGEDDKADENGYASYLGVQCADAKWPRKWEKWRDDMTRLHRRAPFLTWPNAWFNAPCAFWPVRGGTPVKVQGSANLPPVLLIQSRDDAATPFKGALEMRRHFVRTGMVIDGGGNHGVSLTGNECVDEQLAAYLRNGAVPPRDVECAAQPEPRPSTHMTADTVSPPDGLLGILGTLGL; this is encoded by the coding sequence GTGCCGCTCGACTACCGGGAGCCGTGGGGCCAGACGATCGAGCTGGCCGTCAACCGCGTCCGGGCCAGGGTCTCCAGGAGCGCCGGCTACCTGGGCGCGCTCCTGGTCAACCCGGGCGGGCCGGGGGCGCCGGGGCGGAGTCTGGCCGAGTACGTGGCCTCGTCCCTGCCGTCGGACGTGAGCGAGCGCTACGACATCGTCGGGTTCGATCCGCGCGGCGTCGGGGGCAGCGAGCCGACGCTGCACTGCGTGGATCCGCAGGTGTTCTTCAAGGCCCCGAGGCCGGACGCGGTGCCGAAGGGGCCGGCCGAGGAGCGGGAGCTGATCGACAGGGCGCACGAGTTCGCGGACCGGTGCGGCGCGCGCTGGTCGTGGCTGCTGCCGCACCTCACCACCGAGAACTCCGCCAGGGACATGGACTCGATCCGCGCCGCGCTCGGCGAGCAGAAGATCAGCTACCTCGGCTACTCGTACGGCACCTACCTCGGCGCCGTCTACGCCACGCTGTTCCCGGCCAGGGTCAGGCGGCTGGTCATGGACAGCACGGTCGACCCCACGAGCGTCTGGTACGAGGCCAACCTCCGGCAGGACGGCGCCTTCGAGCACCGCCACCGGCAGTTCCTGGCGTGGACGGCCAAGCACAACGACGTCTACCGGCTGGGCACCTCGCTCAAGCAGACGTCGTTCGCCTACTACGCGATGCGCGACCGGCTGCGGGCCCGCCCGGCCGGCGGCATCGTGGGGCCGAGCGAGCTGGACGACACCTTCACGGTCGCCGGGTACAGCGACCGGGTCTGGCCCGCGTTCGCCGCGGCCTGGTCGGCGTACGTGCGGCAGGGCGACGTGAAGGGCATGGTGGACATCTACAAGAAGCACGGCGAGGACGACAAGGCGGACGAGAACGGCTACGCCTCCTACCTGGGCGTCCAGTGCGCGGACGCCAAGTGGCCGCGCAAGTGGGAGAAGTGGCGCGACGACATGACCCGGCTGCACCGCCGGGCGCCGTTCCTGACCTGGCCGAACGCCTGGTTCAACGCGCCGTGCGCCTTCTGGCCGGTGCGGGGCGGGACGCCGGTCAAGGTGCAGGGCTCGGCGAACCTGCCGCCGGTGCTCCTCATCCAGTCCCGTGACGACGCCGCGACGCCGTTCAAGGGCGCCCTGGAGATGCGCAGGCACTTCGTCCGCACGGGCATGGTGATCGACGGCGGCGGCAACCACGGCGTGTCGCTGACGGGCAACGAGTGCGTGGACGAGCAGCTGGCGGCGTACCTGCGGAACGGCGCGGTGCCGCCGCGGGACGTGGAGTGCGCCGCGCAGCCCGAGCCGCGCCCGTCGACCCACATGACGGCGGACACCGTGAGCCCGCCGGACGGGCTGCTCGGGATCCTCGGCACCCTTGGGCTCTGA